A window of the Radiobacillus deserti genome harbors these coding sequences:
- a CDS encoding efflux RND transporter periplasmic adaptor subunit: MKKIFFILVFISAALIGCSNQAEDENAEEVPVAVQVDEVTKETLTVEKSIYGKTTPKSSVPVIAPVAGEVTEVHVEKGQTVEEGDTIISITSPNTGEIEVDATIAGQITSLNASEGGVVSNTEPFATISELSSLHIQVGVTPETRQLFNDLEEVPVIVNEKEATATVDYVSSVPNQQTSLYEVEATLQDPAEDVLPGMTAIMRVTEEEVSEGLVIPTEALVEEGGSTYVYIIKEDKAIQTEVNVLRSLTDKTAVEGDIQEGDQVVVKGQLVLSDGKEVTIQEEDAS, translated from the coding sequence ATGAAAAAGATCTTCTTTATCCTTGTCTTTATTTCTGCAGCATTAATAGGATGCTCTAATCAAGCGGAAGATGAAAACGCGGAAGAAGTACCTGTTGCAGTACAAGTGGATGAAGTGACAAAAGAAACATTAACGGTTGAAAAATCTATATATGGCAAAACAACACCTAAATCCTCGGTACCTGTTATAGCTCCTGTAGCAGGGGAAGTCACAGAGGTTCATGTGGAAAAAGGACAAACGGTAGAGGAAGGCGATACGATTATTTCCATCACTTCTCCGAATACCGGTGAGATCGAGGTAGACGCGACAATAGCTGGACAGATTACGTCTTTGAATGCCTCAGAAGGCGGAGTGGTCTCCAACACGGAACCCTTTGCAACGATTAGTGAATTAAGCAGTTTACATATCCAAGTAGGGGTAACGCCCGAAACTAGACAGCTATTTAACGATCTAGAAGAAGTACCGGTTATCGTGAATGAAAAAGAAGCAACAGCAACGGTGGATTACGTGTCTTCCGTTCCCAATCAGCAAACAAGCCTTTATGAGGTGGAGGCAACTCTGCAGGATCCAGCTGAGGACGTTCTTCCAGGCATGACAGCTATCATGCGAGTAACAGAAGAGGAAGTATCAGAGGGACTCGTTATTCCGACAGAGGCATTAGTGGAAGAAGGCGGTTCTACTTACGTCTATATCATTAAAGAGGACAAGGCGATTCAAACCGAAGTGAACGTCCTTCGTTCGTTAACAGATAAAACAGCAGTGGAAGGTGACATCCAAGAGGGCGACCAAGTCGTCGTAAAAGGTCAGCTCGTTCTATCGGATGGGAAAGAAGTGACAATCCAAGAGGAGGATGCATCGTGA
- a CDS encoding efflux RND transporter permease subunit, with protein sequence MKIVETSVKRPVGVIMIVLAILALGAMSLRNLTIDLFPEIDLPIAVVATNYPDAAPTEVEKQVSQPIESAVSSIEGIDTIQTQSQSGASLVIMMFDTGTNLDNALLEVRESVDQVRGMLPESAGDPSVLRFNPQQFPVMWVGLTGDNLEQLQGLANDRIVPQFERQSGVASVSVEGGRERVIELELDQAKMKQLGLQSQMIMQALQGANTSGSAGVVTKGNKELQVRIAGTFDSVDDIAQTIVQTPQGATVHVEDVAKVKETFDQSGVTKVNGESAVVLPIMKQTDGNTVEVSNHIKTSIGELKKDLPEGVNVDVVLDTSTFITSSIKSVVQNMVIGGFFALLILLLFLKSVRATLVVGFSIPIAIISTFVLLYFTGETLNVLTMGGLALGIGMMVDSSIVILENIISYRQQGYSVIESAKKGASELAPAVIASTTTTLVVFLPIVFVEGIASELFTPLALTVTFSLIASLVVAVTLVPMLSSKLLTKAMKENGRRYWFDRFLTAFNNRYRAALKKILVFRKSTILVTILAIAGSLALTPLIGTAFIPEGDQGQITVSVRTAEGTTQEETLKVSEQVNEKLAKYEDIIETNYVTVASSGSMSGGVGQGSTNEASYTIQLVPQADREQTTEQVVADLDRDLQTIAGAEITISASGGGLSGGTPIQIQLSGPEHEVLRELADQVVHAISDIDGIHNPQSSISETRPELEIRVDREKAAQYGLSYQEVMSQVQLAMTGQTVMSYRENGEDQNVNMILPEESRNTISDVEGLNIQTPNGDYIPLESIAEFQQVQSPAELTRENQQPQVNVSSELLNRDLGSVSEDVKQILAQMEFPEEYSYSIGGEAQDMAEAFSDLAVALVVSIFLVYAVMAIQFENFLTPFVIMFSMPATVVGVLGGLFITGQPLSITAFIGVIMLAGIVVNNAIVLVDYINILRARGMERQEAILEAGVSRMRPILMTTLTTILGMLPLALGYGEGAETQQPLAITVIFGLTISSIFTLFLIPVVYTYLDGLSEKVKRLFTRKKEA encoded by the coding sequence GTGAAAATCGTTGAAACCTCCGTCAAACGTCCTGTTGGTGTAATCATGATTGTACTAGCTATTTTAGCATTAGGTGCGATGTCCTTACGAAATTTAACGATTGACTTATTTCCGGAAATTGATCTACCCATTGCGGTTGTTGCAACGAACTATCCCGATGCAGCACCAACCGAAGTGGAAAAGCAGGTGAGTCAACCGATTGAATCTGCTGTAAGTTCTATTGAAGGCATCGACACGATTCAAACCCAATCTCAATCAGGGGCATCGCTCGTGATTATGATGTTTGATACGGGAACGAACCTGGATAATGCACTGCTTGAGGTTCGGGAAAGTGTTGACCAGGTAAGAGGAATGCTACCAGAATCTGCTGGAGATCCGAGTGTCCTTCGCTTTAACCCACAGCAATTTCCTGTCATGTGGGTTGGATTAACTGGAGATAATCTTGAGCAACTACAAGGACTAGCGAATGACCGTATTGTTCCTCAATTTGAAAGACAAAGTGGGGTTGCTTCTGTCTCCGTTGAGGGTGGAAGAGAGCGAGTCATCGAGTTAGAACTAGATCAAGCAAAAATGAAACAGCTCGGATTACAATCACAGATGATCATGCAAGCACTACAAGGCGCGAATACATCAGGATCAGCAGGTGTTGTAACGAAAGGAAATAAAGAGTTACAAGTCCGGATTGCGGGCACATTCGACTCGGTAGACGATATTGCTCAAACGATTGTACAAACGCCACAAGGTGCGACAGTACATGTGGAAGACGTAGCAAAAGTAAAAGAAACGTTTGATCAATCAGGGGTCACAAAAGTAAATGGAGAGTCCGCGGTTGTTCTTCCTATTATGAAACAGACAGATGGGAATACAGTCGAAGTTTCCAATCACATTAAGACTTCCATTGGTGAGCTAAAAAAAGATTTACCTGAAGGAGTAAATGTAGATGTTGTTCTAGATACGTCCACCTTCATCACCTCTTCCATTAAGTCGGTCGTTCAAAATATGGTCATTGGCGGATTTTTCGCATTACTTATTCTACTACTGTTCCTAAAAAGTGTACGCGCCACATTAGTCGTAGGATTTTCGATTCCTATAGCGATTATCTCTACGTTTGTCCTTTTATACTTTACAGGAGAAACGTTGAACGTCCTTACGATGGGTGGGCTTGCACTAGGAATTGGAATGATGGTGGACAGTTCCATTGTTATTTTGGAAAATATCATTTCCTACCGCCAGCAAGGATACAGCGTCATTGAGTCTGCCAAGAAAGGTGCTTCTGAGCTAGCGCCAGCGGTTATCGCTTCTACTACGACCACATTAGTGGTATTTTTGCCCATTGTGTTTGTAGAGGGAATTGCATCTGAATTATTTACACCACTAGCTCTAACCGTTACGTTTTCGTTAATCGCATCCTTAGTAGTCGCAGTAACACTAGTTCCGATGCTTTCGTCCAAGCTCTTGACAAAGGCGATGAAAGAGAACGGACGGAGATATTGGTTCGATCGTTTCCTGACAGCGTTTAACAACCGATATCGAGCAGCTTTGAAAAAAATACTAGTCTTTAGAAAGTCAACCATACTTGTGACTATCTTAGCGATTGCTGGGAGCCTCGCGCTAACCCCATTAATCGGAACAGCTTTTATTCCGGAGGGAGATCAAGGCCAGATTACAGTATCTGTACGAACAGCGGAAGGCACAACACAAGAAGAAACGTTAAAAGTGTCCGAGCAAGTGAATGAGAAGCTAGCAAAGTATGAAGATATCATAGAGACGAACTATGTCACTGTTGCGAGTAGTGGAAGCATGTCTGGAGGAGTCGGCCAAGGAAGTACTAATGAGGCTTCCTACACCATCCAGCTCGTACCACAAGCAGATCGGGAGCAAACAACCGAACAAGTGGTAGCAGATTTAGATCGAGACCTTCAAACAATCGCGGGTGCTGAAATCACCATTAGTGCGAGTGGAGGTGGCCTTAGTGGAGGCACCCCGATTCAGATTCAACTTTCAGGTCCAGAGCATGAAGTCCTTAGAGAGTTAGCCGATCAAGTAGTCCATGCGATTTCGGACATTGACGGCATTCATAATCCACAATCCTCTATTTCGGAAACAAGACCTGAACTCGAAATCCGAGTGGACCGAGAGAAGGCAGCGCAATATGGTTTAAGCTATCAGGAAGTGATGAGTCAGGTTCAGTTAGCGATGACTGGTCAAACCGTCATGAGCTATCGGGAAAATGGCGAGGATCAAAATGTGAACATGATTTTGCCTGAAGAATCGCGGAATACGATTAGTGATGTGGAAGGCTTGAACATTCAAACACCAAATGGAGATTATATCCCGTTAGAATCGATTGCGGAATTCCAGCAAGTACAAAGTCCAGCTGAACTGACGAGAGAAAACCAACAGCCACAGGTGAATGTGTCAAGTGAGCTTTTAAACCGTGACTTAGGTAGTGTCAGTGAGGATGTGAAGCAAATATTAGCTCAGATGGAGTTCCCAGAAGAGTATTCCTACTCCATCGGTGGAGAAGCACAAGATATGGCCGAGGCCTTCTCAGATCTTGCTGTCGCGCTAGTCGTGTCTATTTTCCTCGTGTACGCAGTCATGGCCATACAATTTGAGAACTTCTTAACCCCATTTGTGATCATGTTCTCGATGCCAGCAACCGTTGTAGGAGTGCTTGGAGGGTTATTTATAACAGGTCAGCCCCTAAGTATCACAGCATTCATTGGAGTAATTATGCTCGCGGGTATCGTAGTGAACAATGCGATCGTGTTAGTGGATTACATTAATATTCTTCGAGCGCGTGGGATGGAAAGACAGGAAGCGATCCTCGAAGCGGGAGTAAGTAGAATGCGTCCTATCCTTATGACGACATTAACGACCATACTCGGTATGCTTCCATTAGCACTTGGATACGGAGAGGGAGCAGAAACCCAACAGCCGCTAGCTATTACAGTTATTTTCGGGTTAACTATTTCTAGTATTTTTACCCTCTTCTTAATACCGGTTGTCTATACGTATTTGGATGGCCTATCGGAGAAAGTAAAAAGGCTATTTACTAGAAAAAAAGAAGCATAA
- a CDS encoding DNA-directed RNA polymerase subunit beta: protein MPETVSEQKTRREQKRLQKEEKKLERQQRKAEKAEDQEQKTDRKEEKLRGKPLKRRVFPIWLRIIVVAILCFLALILGLMLGYGVIGDGKATDVLEFDTWKHIKNIVTGNPD, encoded by the coding sequence ATGCCAGAAACCGTAAGTGAGCAAAAAACTCGTCGCGAGCAAAAGAGGCTTCAAAAAGAAGAAAAGAAACTAGAACGACAACAACGAAAAGCAGAAAAAGCCGAAGACCAAGAACAAAAGACAGACAGAAAAGAAGAAAAGCTAAGAGGCAAACCCTTAAAACGCCGAGTATTCCCAATATGGTTACGAATCATCGTTGTTGCCATTCTCTGTTTCCTCGCCCTGATTTTAGGACTCATGCTAGGTTACGGCGTCATTGGTGACGGAAAAGCAACCGATGTACTGGAGTTCGATACATGGAAGCATATAAAAAATATAGTAACCGGAAATCCGGATTGA
- a CDS encoding flagellar hook-basal body protein: MSRVGYQASVTMGQLQKKLDLIGHNMANANTAGYKSRQADFQSLLFQQIDNLNAPANAQGRLTPDGIRIGSGAALGHTNTNLQAGAVQTTGRGLDVALLNDSQWFQVSVTEGGATETRFTRSGAFYLSPINDTQVMLTNQDGQPIVGQDGPILLQAGFDGIEITSTGQIQVTRNGQTQIEDQLAIVQINNPRVLEASGDNNFRLPDNAGINPAEIVQELNPADIQVKSGALESSNVDLANQMTELMVTQRAYQLNARSISTNDQMMGLVNQLR; encoded by the coding sequence ATGAGTAGAGTAGGATACCAAGCCTCTGTTACAATGGGTCAGCTTCAAAAGAAACTAGACCTAATTGGACATAACATGGCAAATGCAAACACTGCGGGCTATAAAAGCCGTCAAGCGGACTTTCAATCGTTACTATTTCAACAAATCGACAACCTCAATGCTCCTGCCAACGCACAAGGTCGACTAACTCCTGATGGAATCCGGATTGGGTCTGGTGCAGCGCTTGGACATACGAATACAAATCTGCAAGCAGGGGCTGTTCAAACCACTGGTCGAGGTCTAGACGTTGCACTTTTGAATGACAGTCAATGGTTCCAGGTCAGTGTTACGGAAGGTGGAGCTACAGAAACACGCTTCACACGCTCTGGTGCATTCTACTTGAGTCCAATTAATGACACGCAAGTTATGTTAACGAATCAAGATGGACAGCCTATCGTTGGACAAGACGGACCCATCTTGCTTCAGGCTGGTTTTGATGGAATTGAAATTACTAGTACCGGACAAATTCAAGTAACACGCAATGGCCAAACACAAATTGAGGACCAGCTAGCAATCGTACAAATTAATAACCCTCGTGTATTAGAGGCTTCAGGAGATAACAATTTTAGATTGCCCGATAATGCTGGAATTAATCCAGCTGAAATCGTACAAGAACTAAACCCTGCAGATATACAGGTGAAGAGTGGAGCTTTGGAATCTTCGAATGTAGATTTAGCAAACCAAATGACAGAGCTTATGGTAACGCAAAGAGCTTATCAATTGAATGCACGATCTATTTCCACGAACGATCAAATGATGGGATTAGTGAACCAATTACGTTAA
- a CDS encoding glycosyltransferase family 2 protein yields MKKILIIIPAYNEEDSILDTVNKIEVSTSYDYIVVNDGSTDGTLEILQKHNINHINLPVNLGIGGAMQTGYKYAYRNGYDYAIQLDADGQHNPSDLENLVSTIRKEDLDLVIGSRFVEQTGYRGSKMRRFGISYFYMVIRLLAHIKVTDPTSGYRIINRKVIREFIQYYPTDYPEVEVLVYLARKGYKIKEIKVEMNQRQGGKSSITPIKSIYYMLKVSYISLVRSIF; encoded by the coding sequence ATGAAGAAAATTCTTATCATTATACCAGCCTATAATGAAGAAGATTCTATTTTAGACACAGTAAATAAGATTGAAGTATCGACATCCTATGATTATATAGTTGTCAATGACGGGTCTACGGATGGAACATTAGAAATCCTGCAAAAACATAATATTAATCACATTAATCTTCCCGTTAATCTTGGAATAGGCGGAGCCATGCAAACGGGCTATAAGTATGCCTATAGAAATGGGTATGATTATGCTATTCAGTTGGATGCAGACGGGCAGCATAATCCAAGTGATTTGGAAAACCTCGTATCCACGATTAGGAAAGAAGATTTGGATTTAGTTATTGGATCTAGATTTGTAGAACAGACAGGCTATCGAGGAAGCAAAATGAGAAGGTTCGGCATATCCTATTTCTACATGGTGATTCGGCTGTTAGCGCATATTAAAGTGACCGATCCAACCTCTGGCTATCGAATTATCAATAGAAAAGTCATTCGCGAGTTTATCCAATATTACCCGACGGACTATCCCGAAGTTGAAGTATTGGTTTACTTGGCGAGAAAAGGGTATAAGATTAAGGAAATAAAAGTAGAAATGAATCAAAGACAAGGTGGAAAGTCATCAATTACACCCATTAAGTCAATCTACTATATGTTAAAGGTTTCTTATATTTCCCTTGTTCGATCCATTTTCTAA
- a CDS encoding DUF2304 domain-containing protein codes for MIPIVQIITIIIAVLFFIQVLYFSSKNKLQDQQAFLWVVFATLGLIVSIFLPFFNRLAAEIGISYMPSLVFTIAFLVILNLLIYQTIHASKQESKIKQLTQELSFLSKQVEELQKSVEKDR; via the coding sequence TTGATTCCAATCGTACAAATCATAACTATTATTATAGCGGTCCTCTTTTTTATTCAGGTCCTTTACTTTAGCTCAAAGAACAAGCTGCAGGATCAGCAAGCATTTCTTTGGGTCGTTTTCGCAACGTTAGGGTTAATTGTTTCCATTTTCCTGCCGTTTTTTAATCGGCTCGCAGCAGAAATTGGTATATCCTATATGCCGTCTTTAGTGTTTACGATTGCTTTTTTAGTTATTTTAAATCTACTTATTTATCAAACCATACATGCATCTAAACAAGAATCGAAAATTAAACAATTAACGCAAGAACTATCCTTCTTATCCAAGCAAGTGGAGGAATTACAGAAGAGTGTAGAAAAGGACAGATAA
- a CDS encoding EamA family transporter produces MSVVNFFLILINTLILVSGQFLWKYGLMQKTVNFQSVSDIVKLFLQPYIISGLAMYGFATILWLFILSRVPLSIAYPIQSLAYVFAVFGAYFIFNESLSIMKIAGVVFIILGVSLVGISGNS; encoded by the coding sequence ATGAGTGTAGTTAATTTCTTTTTAATATTAATCAATACATTAATCCTCGTTTCGGGGCAATTTTTATGGAAGTATGGATTAATGCAAAAAACGGTAAATTTTCAAAGTGTTAGTGATATTGTGAAGTTATTCTTGCAGCCTTACATTATCTCAGGCCTTGCGATGTATGGCTTTGCCACGATTTTGTGGTTATTTATTTTATCAAGAGTTCCATTAAGCATCGCGTATCCAATTCAAAGCTTAGCTTACGTCTTTGCTGTTTTTGGTGCTTACTTTATCTTTAATGAATCGTTATCTATTATGAAAATTGCCGGAGTTGTTTTCATTATTTTAGGGGTTTCCCTTGTGGGGATCTCGGGGAATTCATAA
- the fabZ gene encoding 3-hydroxyacyl-ACP dehydratase FabZ, translating into MFDIQEIKDIIPHRYPFLLVDKIIEFEEGTRIVGIKNVTVNEPFFQGHFPDYPVMPGVLIVEALAQVGAVVILHKDENRGKIGFLAGLDKCRFKRQVKPGDQLKLEVEIIRVKGPVGKGKAVATVDGELACEAEITFAIK; encoded by the coding sequence ATGTTTGATATCCAAGAAATTAAAGATATTATCCCCCACCGATATCCATTTTTATTAGTGGACAAGATTATCGAATTTGAAGAGGGTACACGGATTGTGGGGATAAAAAATGTTACGGTTAATGAGCCATTTTTTCAAGGACATTTTCCTGATTATCCTGTAATGCCTGGGGTTCTGATTGTGGAAGCTTTGGCTCAGGTTGGTGCGGTTGTCATTTTACATAAAGATGAAAACAGAGGGAAAATTGGATTTCTTGCTGGTCTTGATAAATGTCGCTTTAAGAGACAGGTAAAACCAGGTGATCAACTGAAGCTGGAAGTGGAAATTATCCGCGTGAAAGGTCCAGTTGGAAAAGGAAAAGCGGTTGCGACAGTGGATGGAGAGCTGGCTTGTGAGGCTGAAATTACATTTGCTATAAAATAG